One segment of Niabella beijingensis DNA contains the following:
- a CDS encoding tetratricopeptide repeat-containing sensor histidine kinase: protein MYRKPVILLLMLWWCTSSYAQYYLYSPQYIDSIRQLLSQPVSDSIKARASFQLATYFVSKDTLKAKAYIASGRKLAASSPFMIQVANATEAYYLFYTGATEQSEALYKKVEEGLAGSPVKEALTIRSTAWSSRAVMLQKADDDKGYIQLMLSKAIPLAEQANDSASLATHYVGVGVAFMNLDQNEKAASYFDKAIPILIRLKSESRLIAAYKRSGENYVLLKKWDKAKETLEAFKAILFKYPESDQYAGYYMIEGLYLKGQQKYKEAIASFDKAIEKASGPNKVYFIDELNFYKLDCLLETKEYNKALTVLKALSSDMRNMEMDQNRLEVYRKAAAVYAGLKDYPAAYRYQALYSQLSDSLHESHFRNDINEMEARYKTAESEKQVASLKAANAQAALNASKTRLFNIVLGGACLLLLAFATFYYFYYKSNKRLLEQEAVNHRQQLKELAQQQQLSITRSILEGEERERERLARDLHDGLGGLLSGVKINFSSWAKNNLPAATDGPFNKIMGQLDHSVGELRRVARNLMPQSLIEFGLVTALKDLCGFYMKEGLEIDFQPIDIHPGIDRLKQVHIYRIIQELLSNTVKHATASHILLQCSQNDGIFFITMEDNGIGFNPKNLSGKKGSGIKNIKNRVDYLDGQLDIRSEPGSGTTVNIELKVA from the coding sequence ATGTATAGAAAACCTGTTATCCTGCTGCTGATGTTATGGTGGTGCACGTCCTCCTATGCACAGTATTATCTTTATTCCCCACAATATATAGACAGTATCCGGCAGTTGCTCTCACAGCCGGTGAGCGACAGCATTAAGGCCCGGGCCAGCTTTCAGCTGGCGACCTACTTTGTTTCCAAAGACACCCTTAAGGCCAAAGCCTATATTGCCAGCGGAAGAAAACTGGCTGCTTCCAGCCCTTTTATGATCCAGGTGGCCAATGCAACAGAGGCTTATTACCTGTTTTATACCGGGGCAACGGAACAAAGCGAGGCGCTTTATAAGAAAGTAGAGGAAGGACTGGCCGGTTCCCCGGTAAAGGAAGCGCTGACCATCCGCTCCACTGCCTGGAGCAGCCGCGCTGTAATGCTGCAGAAAGCCGATGATGATAAAGGTTATATCCAGCTGATGCTTTCAAAAGCCATCCCCCTGGCAGAACAGGCGAATGATTCCGCCTCCCTGGCTACCCACTATGTAGGCGTCGGTGTAGCATTTATGAACCTGGATCAAAATGAAAAAGCGGCCTCCTATTTTGACAAAGCCATTCCCATACTGATCCGGTTAAAGTCGGAAAGCCGTCTGATAGCTGCCTATAAGCGTTCCGGCGAAAATTATGTGTTGTTAAAAAAATGGGATAAGGCAAAGGAGACCCTGGAGGCCTTTAAGGCCATCCTCTTCAAATACCCGGAATCAGATCAGTATGCAGGCTATTATATGATTGAAGGGCTGTACCTGAAGGGACAACAAAAGTATAAAGAAGCGATCGCCAGTTTTGATAAAGCTATTGAAAAGGCCAGCGGCCCTAATAAGGTATACTTTATTGATGAGCTGAATTTTTACAAGCTTGATTGCCTGCTGGAAACCAAGGAATACAATAAGGCGCTGACAGTGCTGAAAGCGCTTTCCTCCGATATGCGGAATATGGAAATGGACCAGAACCGCCTGGAAGTGTACCGTAAAGCAGCTGCGGTATACGCCGGACTTAAAGATTACCCCGCTGCCTACAGGTATCAGGCGTTGTACAGTCAGTTAAGCGACAGCCTGCATGAGAGTCATTTCAGAAATGACATTAACGAAATGGAAGCCCGCTACAAAACCGCGGAGTCCGAAAAACAGGTAGCCTCACTAAAGGCCGCCAATGCACAGGCTGCATTAAACGCCAGCAAAACCCGTCTTTTCAACATTGTTCTGGGCGGTGCCTGCTTGCTGCTGCTGGCCTTTGCCACCTTTTACTACTTTTATTATAAAAGCAATAAACGGCTGCTGGAACAGGAGGCCGTCAACCACCGCCAGCAGTTGAAAGAGCTGGCTCAGCAGCAACAGCTTTCCATTACCCGATCTATACTGGAAGGAGAAGAACGGGAGCGGGAGCGGCTTGCAAGGGATCTGCACGACGGGCTGGGGGGCCTGCTTTCAGGTGTAAAGATCAACTTCTCTTCCTGGGCAAAAAACAACCTTCCTGCAGCAACCGATGGTCCGTTCAATAAAATCATGGGACAGCTGGATCATTCGGTGGGTGAACTCCGGCGTGTAGCCCGGAACCTGATGCCGCAATCGCTGATCGAATTCGGACTGGTCACCGCACTTAAGGACCTCTGCGGATTTTATATGAAGGAAGGCCTGGAGATCGATTTTCAGCCCATCGATATCCATCCCGGAATTGACCGGTTGAAGCAGGTGCATATCTACCGCATTATACAGGAGCTGTTGTCCAATACCGTTAAACATGCTACGGCCAGTCACATTTTGCTCCAATGCAGCCAGAATGACGGCATCTTCTTCATTACTATGGAAGACAACGGGATCGGCTTCAATCCCAAAAATCTTTCAGGAAAAAAAGGGTCCGGGATAAAGAATAT
- a CDS encoding formylglycine-generating enzyme family protein, with translation MNLIFQIKSCIYIALLGGSFTAAAQQFVLIPPGSYPVGMSGSVENPPRRVITKGFRIATTELTNAAFEKFITATGYITEAERFKNGLVFEPGLEEFRWITDSTAYWRYPNGSSRGGIENKMDHPVTGISFTDALAYCKWAGVRLPTLDEWEIAARAGSSTKYFKGVTDATISRYANIWQGPDHLQADSTDGFMYTAPVAHFKPNPLGLYDVLGNVFEFCSGTLPRDKGRKVAHARGGSWWCSKNACNFFNTVDIGSVNPHASFSNLGFRVVKEPGGADQMQ, from the coding sequence ATGAATCTTATTTTTCAAATAAAAAGCTGCATTTATATCGCACTGCTGGGCGGATCTTTTACGGCAGCAGCACAACAGTTTGTCCTGATCCCGCCAGGTAGCTACCCCGTGGGGATGAGCGGCTCCGTTGAGAACCCGCCGCGCAGGGTCATCACAAAGGGATTCCGTATCGCCACTACTGAGCTGACAAATGCGGCATTTGAAAAATTCATAACCGCTACCGGCTACATCACAGAAGCCGAGCGTTTTAAGAACGGGCTTGTATTTGAACCGGGCCTTGAAGAGTTCCGCTGGATCACCGACAGCACGGCGTACTGGCGGTATCCGAACGGCAGCAGCCGGGGTGGTATTGAGAACAAGATGGATCATCCTGTTACGGGCATCAGCTTTACCGATGCGCTGGCTTATTGTAAATGGGCCGGTGTGCGGCTGCCCACCCTGGATGAATGGGAAATAGCGGCCCGTGCCGGTTCCTCTACAAAATATTTTAAAGGTGTCACCGATGCAACCATCAGCCGGTACGCCAATATCTGGCAGGGGCCGGATCATTTACAGGCCGACAGCACCGACGGTTTTATGTATACGGCGCCTGTAGCGCATTTCAAACCCAATCCCCTGGGACTGTACGATGTGCTGGGTAATGTATTTGAGTTCTGCAGCGGTACCCTGCCCAGGGATAAGGGACGTAAAGTGGCCCATGCCCGGGGCGGCTCCTGGTGGTGCAGTAAAAATGCCTGTAATTTTTTTAATACCGTTGACATCGGTTCGGTAAATCCCCATGCCTCTTTCAGCAACCTGGGGTTCCGGGTGGTAAAAGAGCCCGGAGGTGCAGATCAGATGCAATAA
- the argH gene encoding argininosuccinate lyase, with protein MKLWKKNTDSLKEVETFTVGRDREMDLYLAPFDVLGSLAHIQMLESVGLLKKEELAGLQGALRGIYADIKKGDFELQEDVEDIHSQVELLLTQRIGEAGKKIHSARSRNDQVLVDLKLFLRDEIETTVKAVLPFFELLQTQSEKYKTFLLPGYTHLQLAMPSSFGLWFGAYAESLVDDLISLKAAYDIINKNPLGSAAGYGSSFPINRTLTTELLGFATLNYNVVYAQMGRGKAERVVAQALANIADTLSRMSMDATLYLNQNFGFISFPPELTTGSSIMPHKKNPDVFELIRSHCNRIKALPNEITLMTTNLPSGYHRDLQLLKEHLFPAFSILRDCIEMAGLMFSNIEVKPDLLKDEKYKYLFTVDLVNQLVLEGTPFRDAYIQVGKSVEDGTYKVPEQSAINNPHEGSIQNLCTEQIRQLMTQTVASFDFEAVHQAYQQLLKAE; from the coding sequence ATGAAGCTTTGGAAAAAAAATACCGACTCTTTAAAAGAGGTAGAAACCTTTACCGTAGGCCGGGACAGGGAAATGGACCTGTACCTGGCGCCTTTTGATGTATTGGGCTCGCTGGCACATATCCAGATGCTGGAATCGGTGGGACTGTTAAAAAAAGAAGAGCTGGCCGGGTTGCAGGGCGCCCTGCGCGGCATCTATGCCGATATCAAAAAAGGGGATTTTGAACTGCAGGAGGATGTGGAAGACATTCATTCGCAGGTGGAGCTCTTATTGACCCAACGCATCGGAGAGGCCGGCAAAAAGATACACAGCGCGCGGAGCCGTAACGACCAGGTTCTGGTAGATCTGAAACTATTTCTGCGCGACGAAATAGAAACCACTGTTAAAGCGGTCCTCCCGTTCTTTGAGCTGCTGCAGACCCAGAGCGAAAAATATAAGACCTTTCTGCTGCCCGGCTACACGCATCTGCAACTGGCCATGCCCTCCTCATTCGGACTCTGGTTTGGCGCTTATGCCGAAAGTCTGGTGGATGACCTCATCAGTCTGAAGGCGGCTTATGATATCATCAATAAGAACCCGCTGGGATCTGCTGCGGGATATGGCTCCTCCTTCCCTATTAATCGTACGCTTACAACAGAATTACTGGGATTTGCCACGCTCAATTATAATGTGGTATATGCACAAATGGGGCGCGGGAAAGCCGAGCGGGTGGTGGCACAGGCATTGGCGAACATTGCAGACACACTTTCCCGTATGAGCATGGATGCTACCTTATACCTGAACCAGAACTTCGGCTTTATCAGTTTTCCGCCGGAGCTCACCACCGGCAGCAGCATCATGCCGCATAAAAAGAACCCGGATGTATTTGAGCTTATCCGTTCGCATTGCAACCGCATCAAGGCCCTGCCCAACGAGATCACCCTGATGACCACCAACCTTCCGTCCGGCTACCACCGCGACCTGCAATTGCTGAAGGAACATTTATTCCCTGCGTTCAGCATATTAAGAGATTGCATCGAGATGGCAGGCCTGATGTTCTCCAATATCGAAGTGAAGCCCGATCTTTTAAAAGACGAAAAATACAAATACCTGTTCACCGTGGACCTGGTTAATCAGCTGGTGCTGGAAGGTACTCCCTTCCGTGATGCCTATATCCAGGTGGGGAAATCTGTAGAAGACGGTACCTATAAGGTACCGGAACAATCTGCCATCAATAATCCGCATGAAGGAAGCATCCAGAATTTATGTACGGAACAGATCCGTCAATTGATGACGCAAACCGTAGCATCCTTTGATTTTGAGGCAGTACACCAGGCGTATCAGCAGTTGCTGAAGGCGGAGTAG
- the bshA gene encoding N-acetyl-alpha-D-glucosaminyl L-malate synthase BshA, whose product MRIGIVCYPTYGGSGVLATELGKALAEKGHFVHFITYQQPVRLNGFIPNIYYHEVQVPKYPLFDFPPYETALASTMVDVIKNHNLDLLHVHYAIPHASAAYMAKKILELEGKNIPVITTLHGTDITLVGRDKTYAPVVAFSINQSDVITAVSNNLREETYKNFDIRKDIEVVYNFIDVTRFNHKPLDAFKKVLAPNGERILLHASNFRKIKRIQDVVKVFYEVQKTIPAKLLLVGDGPERQTAEEQGRELGIFDKLVFVGKQEQMEEIFAVADLFLLTSEYESFGLAALEAMASRVPVISTNAGGLAEVNVEGVTGFLADVGDVATMSEKALYILSDDKILAEFKQRAFDHAQQFNIDAIIPEYEAIYRRFCKDC is encoded by the coding sequence ATGCGAATTGGAATCGTTTGTTATCCTACCTACGGCGGGAGCGGTGTATTGGCAACAGAGCTGGGGAAAGCCCTCGCGGAGAAAGGCCATTTTGTACATTTTATCACTTACCAGCAACCGGTAAGACTGAACGGGTTCATCCCCAATATTTATTACCATGAGGTGCAGGTACCCAAGTACCCGTTGTTTGATTTTCCTCCCTATGAAACGGCGCTGGCGAGCACCATGGTGGATGTGATCAAAAACCACAACCTGGACCTGCTGCATGTGCATTATGCCATTCCCCATGCCTCGGCGGCTTATATGGCCAAAAAGATCCTGGAGCTGGAAGGAAAGAATATCCCGGTTATTACCACCTTACACGGCACCGATATCACGCTGGTAGGCCGGGATAAGACCTACGCGCCCGTGGTGGCTTTTTCGATCAACCAGAGTGATGTGATCACGGCAGTATCCAATAACCTCCGGGAAGAAACCTATAAAAACTTCGACATCCGCAAGGATATCGAAGTGGTCTATAATTTCATCGATGTAACAAGGTTCAACCACAAGCCGCTGGATGCATTTAAAAAAGTGCTGGCACCAAACGGGGAACGCATCCTGCTGCATGCATCCAATTTCCGTAAGATAAAACGGATACAGGATGTGGTAAAAGTGTTTTACGAAGTGCAAAAAACCATACCGGCCAAGCTGTTGCTGGTGGGTGACGGCCCCGAACGGCAGACTGCTGAAGAGCAGGGCAGGGAACTGGGGATCTTTGATAAGCTGGTATTTGTAGGAAAACAGGAGCAGATGGAAGAGATCTTTGCCGTGGCAGACCTGTTCTTGCTTACCTCGGAATATGAAAGTTTTGGATTGGCGGCACTGGAAGCAATGGCATCAAGAGTTCCGGTGATCTCTACCAATGCGGGCGGACTCGCAGAAGTGAATGTAGAGGGGGTAACAGGTTTCCTGGCGGACGTGGGAGATGTGGCAACTATGAGTGAGAAAGCGCTTTATATTTTAAGCGATGATAAAATACTGGCCGAGTTTAAACAACGTGCCTTTGATCATGCGCAGCAATTCAATATTGACGCGATCATACCGGAATACGAGGCCATTTACCGGAGGTTCTGTAAGGACTGTTAG
- the argB gene encoding acetylglutamate kinase produces MDTNDQLFIIKIGGNIIDDPAALEAFLTDFSKIKAAKILVHGGGKIATKIGAQLGIESNYVDGRRITDDATIDLVTMVYGGLANKKIVAQLQALGTDAIGLTGADANIIPAKKRPVKTIDYGWVGDVETANIRAETLSFFLENTITPVFAPLTHDNSGHILNTNADTIAASLAVALSGRFNVRLIYCFEKKGVLEDVNNDASVIRRLDRNYYQQLKEEKKLFEGILPKIDNAFAAIDAGVFQVLIGHARDLVKNTTDNNEGTLIF; encoded by the coding sequence ATGGATACGAACGATCAGCTCTTTATCATAAAAATCGGAGGCAATATCATTGACGATCCTGCTGCACTGGAAGCCTTTCTGACAGACTTCTCAAAAATAAAAGCAGCTAAGATACTGGTGCACGGGGGCGGGAAGATCGCCACAAAGATCGGGGCACAACTGGGGATCGAGTCGAACTATGTAGACGGACGGAGGATTACGGATGATGCCACCATCGACCTGGTGACCATGGTATATGGCGGACTGGCAAATAAAAAGATCGTGGCACAGCTGCAGGCACTGGGTACTGATGCGATCGGGCTTACCGGTGCCGATGCCAATATTATTCCCGCCAAAAAACGGCCGGTAAAAACGATCGATTACGGATGGGTGGGTGATGTGGAAACAGCCAACATCAGAGCGGAAACACTGAGCTTCTTTCTTGAAAATACGATCACCCCGGTTTTTGCGCCGCTTACACATGATAACAGCGGGCATATCTTAAATACCAACGCGGATACCATTGCAGCATCACTGGCAGTAGCATTGTCCGGCAGGTTTAACGTACGGCTCATTTACTGCTTTGAAAAGAAAGGCGTGCTGGAAGACGTTAATAACGACGCTTCCGTCATCCGCCGGCTGGACCGCAACTACTATCAGCAACTCAAAGAAGAAAAAAAACTGTTCGAAGGCATTCTTCCTAAAATAGACAATGCCTTTGCGGCCATTGACGCCGGTGTATTCCAGGTGCTGATCGGCCATGCCCGCGACCTGGTTAAAAATACCACGGACAATAACGAAGGAACATTGATTTTCTAA
- a CDS encoding 3-keto-disaccharide hydrolase — protein sequence MKKGFLLFLLCAVFLGANAQKKKAATLFNGKDLTGWKIHGTEKWYVDKGELVCESGPDKKYGYLSTEKSYKNFDLTLQFKQEANGNSGVFFRSDIDGVKISGWQVEVAPLNHNTGGIYESYGRGWLIKPKPEDEKILKEGQWNTMRIKVVGDEVTTWLNGHQMVYFKDEKIGQANGFIALQIHDGGGIKVRWKNFKLKEL from the coding sequence ATGAAAAAAGGTTTCTTATTATTCCTGCTTTGCGCGGTATTTCTTGGGGCAAACGCTCAAAAGAAAAAAGCAGCAACCCTCTTTAACGGTAAAGACCTCACCGGCTGGAAGATACATGGCACTGAAAAATGGTATGTAGATAAGGGAGAACTGGTTTGTGAAAGCGGACCTGATAAAAAATACGGGTATCTTTCCACCGAAAAATCCTACAAGAACTTTGACCTTACCCTGCAGTTCAAACAGGAAGCCAACGGCAACAGCGGTGTCTTCTTCCGTTCGGATATTGATGGTGTAAAGATCAGTGGCTGGCAGGTAGAAGTTGCACCGCTCAATCACAACACCGGCGGTATCTATGAGTCCTATGGCCGCGGCTGGCTCATCAAACCCAAACCCGAAGATGAAAAGATTTTAAAGGAAGGCCAGTGGAACACCATGCGCATTAAGGTGGTGGGAGATGAAGTGACCACCTGGCTGAACGGTCATCAGATGGTTTATTTTAAAGATGAAAAGATCGGACAGGCAAACGGTTTTATTGCACTTCAGATCCACGATGGTGGCGGCATTAAGGTAAGATGGAAGAATTTTAAACTGAAAGAATTATAA
- a CDS encoding M20 family metallo-hydrolase, translating into MQEQLYQEAVALLKQLIETPSFSKEEDQTAELIIAYLDKYGIPTKRLGNNIIAKNKHFDEARPTLLLNSHHDTVKPNPKYTLDPFKAIEKEGKLYGLGSNDAGGCLVSLIATFIYYYEKENLNYNVMLVASAEEEISGYNGIEAAVNILPAIDFAIVGEPTKLQMAVAERGLMVLDCTAHGKAGHAARNEGENAIIKALTDIEWFHSYRFEKVSELLGDSRMTCTVIETENKQHNVVPSSCKYVVDVRLNELYSFEEILDAIRQNVSSEVKPRSTRLRSTAISLDHPIVQAGIAMGKTTYGSPTTSDKALMPFPGLKMGPGDSARSHTADEYIYLHEIEGGIKDYIEIVGRVMS; encoded by the coding sequence ATGCAGGAACAACTTTACCAGGAAGCAGTCGCACTCTTAAAACAACTGATCGAAACGCCCAGTTTCAGTAAGGAAGAAGACCAGACTGCGGAGCTGATCATTGCTTATCTGGACAAGTATGGGATCCCCACCAAACGGCTGGGAAATAACATCATCGCCAAGAACAAACATTTTGATGAAGCCAGGCCGACGCTGTTGCTGAACTCGCATCATGATACCGTAAAACCCAATCCCAAGTATACCCTGGATCCGTTTAAAGCCATTGAAAAAGAGGGAAAACTCTACGGGCTGGGCAGTAATGATGCCGGCGGTTGCCTGGTATCACTGATCGCCACCTTTATCTATTACTACGAAAAAGAAAATCTCAACTACAATGTGATGCTCGTAGCCAGTGCCGAAGAGGAGATATCCGGCTATAACGGCATTGAAGCTGCAGTAAACATCCTCCCGGCTATTGACTTCGCCATTGTAGGCGAACCTACCAAGCTGCAAATGGCAGTAGCGGAGCGCGGACTGATGGTGCTGGATTGCACCGCACACGGAAAAGCCGGTCATGCCGCCCGTAATGAAGGTGAAAATGCCATCATCAAAGCGCTTACGGACATCGAATGGTTTCACTCCTATCGCTTTGAAAAAGTATCGGAACTGCTGGGAGACAGCCGCATGACCTGTACGGTTATCGAAACCGAGAACAAACAGCACAATGTAGTGCCTTCCTCCTGCAAATATGTAGTGGATGTGCGTTTGAATGAATTGTATTCTTTTGAAGAGATCCTGGATGCCATCCGGCAAAATGTTTCCAGCGAAGTAAAGCCCCGGTCTACCCGCCTGCGCTCCACTGCTATTTCACTGGACCATCCCATCGTACAGGCCGGCATTGCCATGGGAAAAACCACTTACGGCTCACCCACCACCTCCGATAAGGCACTGATGCCGTTCCCCGGATTGAAAATGGGGCCCGGCGATTCCGCCCGCAGTCATACCGCAGATGAATACATTTACCTGCACGAAATCGAAGGTGGCATTAAGGATTATATTGAGATCGTGGGAAGAGTTATGAGCTGA
- a CDS encoding M20/M25/M40 family metallo-hydrolase: MGKKLFLIAGIFFSVSVQAQTKDADFIRKIADEILVNSQAYENLRTLTKTIGGRLAGSPQMYKAEEWGYNLLRKSGSENTFKQECMVPHWVQGGTDQATALLANGTKKELDILALGNTEGTGSKGIKAPVVLINSFEDLEAKKDQLKGKIVFYNYHFNPRFVRTFEAYGDAVKYRTRGTSLAAKYGALASMVRSMSHSVDNNPHTGGTRYDSAYKKIPAVAIGLRDADWLAAELAKGAPVSVSLKTMGHFLPDVKGHNIIGEIKGSEFPDEIITVGGHLDSWDICEGAHDDGAGITQTIEIARAYKALGYKPKRTIRFVLFANEENGARGGAAYADEAAKNKEKHLLALESDAGGFTPRGFGVTCSNAQFDKLKSWIPLLEPYGANQFTQGGGGTDVSFIHEKLNIPMGELLPDSQRYFDIHHARSDVFEAVNKRELDLGAVNLAALIYLVDQYGF; encoded by the coding sequence ATGGGTAAAAAATTGTTTTTGATCGCCGGGATATTTTTTTCAGTCAGCGTTCAGGCGCAGACAAAAGATGCAGATTTTATCAGAAAGATCGCAGATGAAATTTTGGTAAACAGCCAGGCCTATGAAAACCTGAGGACCCTTACCAAGACCATCGGCGGACGGCTGGCGGGCTCTCCCCAGATGTATAAGGCCGAAGAATGGGGCTATAACCTGCTCCGGAAAAGCGGCAGCGAAAACACATTCAAGCAGGAATGTATGGTGCCCCACTGGGTACAGGGAGGAACCGACCAGGCAACGGCCCTCCTGGCCAATGGAACCAAAAAAGAGCTGGATATACTGGCCCTGGGGAATACGGAAGGCACCGGAAGCAAGGGTATAAAAGCACCCGTAGTGCTCATCAACTCTTTTGAAGACCTGGAAGCAAAAAAGGATCAGTTAAAAGGAAAAATTGTTTTTTATAACTATCATTTCAATCCCCGGTTCGTACGGACTTTTGAAGCCTACGGCGATGCGGTGAAGTACCGCACACGCGGCACTTCACTGGCGGCAAAATATGGCGCCCTGGCCAGCATGGTGCGCAGCATGAGCCACAGTGTGGACAATAACCCGCATACAGGAGGTACCCGTTATGATTCTGCTTACAAAAAAATACCGGCGGTTGCCATCGGGTTAAGGGATGCCGACTGGCTGGCAGCGGAACTCGCCAAAGGCGCACCCGTATCCGTATCGCTTAAAACAATGGGCCATTTTCTGCCGGACGTGAAGGGACACAATATCATCGGGGAGATCAAAGGCTCCGAATTCCCGGACGAGATCATCACCGTTGGCGGCCACCTCGACAGCTGGGATATCTGTGAAGGGGCGCACGACGACGGAGCCGGTATCACGCAGACCATCGAAATCGCGAGGGCCTACAAAGCCCTGGGATACAAGCCCAAAAGAACCATTCGTTTTGTCCTCTTTGCCAATGAGGAAAATGGTGCCCGCGGCGGGGCTGCTTATGCGGATGAAGCAGCGAAAAATAAAGAAAAGCACCTCCTGGCCCTCGAAAGCGATGCCGGGGGGTTCACCCCCAGGGGATTCGGCGTTACCTGCAGCAATGCGCAGTTCGATAAACTTAAAAGCTGGATCCCGTTGCTGGAACCCTATGGGGCAAACCAGTTTACACAGGGCGGCGGCGGAACCGATGTTTCGTTTATTCATGAAAAGCTGAACATTCCCATGGGAGAGCTGCTGCCGGATTCCCAACGCTATTTTGATATTCATCATGCGCGTTCAGACGTATTTGAAGCCGTAAACAAACGCGAACTGGACCTCGGCGCTGTAAACCTTGCCGCACTGATCTACCTGGTGGATCAGTATGGATTCTGA
- a CDS encoding GNAT family N-acetyltransferase, with protein MEQQILLKELATEDLHFVKQVYDWYVLHSTATFHTEPVTIDELREFIYIGHPRFRSWLILDGQQPVGYCYLTNYKKRQAYDKTAELTIYLSHDCYARGIGKAALTQLEEQARQAGFNNLLAIISGDNDQSIGFFERNSYFKCAHFKNVGEKFGKVLDVVGYQKEL; from the coding sequence ATGGAACAACAGATCCTGCTTAAGGAGCTTGCGACCGAAGACCTGCACTTTGTAAAGCAGGTTTACGACTGGTATGTGCTCCACTCAACAGCAACCTTTCATACAGAACCGGTGACCATTGATGAATTAAGGGAGTTCATTTATATCGGACATCCGAGATTCCGCTCCTGGCTGATCCTGGACGGGCAGCAGCCGGTGGGTTATTGCTATCTGACCAATTATAAAAAAAGACAGGCCTACGATAAAACGGCGGAGCTGACCATTTACCTGTCGCATGATTGTTATGCAAGGGGAATCGGCAAAGCGGCATTGACCCAGCTGGAGGAACAGGCCCGGCAGGCCGGTTTCAACAACCTGCTGGCGATCATATCCGGAGATAATGACCAGAGTATTGGTTTCTTTGAACGTAACAGCTATTTCAAATGTGCCCATTTTAAAAACGTAGGTGAAAAATTCGGGAAAGTACTGGATGTAGTGGGCTATCAAAAGGAACTTTGA
- a CDS encoding GreA/GreB family elongation factor, with protein sequence MSTNSNPVILCETDYKKLTAIVAPDKKTEEQGNTLAHELSRAVVVKDEALPADTIRIGSAVRILDIQTGKEKDFQIVMPAEADIHAKKISILTPMAAAIIGFRTGDTVSWKMPSGLKELEVVAVENIMAAKA encoded by the coding sequence ATGAGTACGAACAGTAACCCGGTTATTCTTTGCGAAACCGATTATAAAAAACTTACAGCCATAGTTGCCCCGGACAAAAAAACAGAAGAACAGGGCAATACCCTTGCCCACGAATTAAGCAGGGCCGTTGTTGTTAAGGACGAGGCCCTACCGGCCGATACCATCCGCATCGGGTCTGCCGTCCGTATCCTGGATATTCAGACGGGGAAGGAAAAAGATTTTCAGATCGTGATGCCGGCGGAAGCAGACATCCATGCAAAAAAAATATCCATACTCACTCCCATGGCGGCAGCTATCATCGGATTCAGAACAGGCGATACCGTTTCCTGGAAGATGCCGTCCGGACTGAAAGAACTGGAAGTAGTGGCCGTGGAGAATATAATGGCTGCAAAAGCCTGA
- a CDS encoding four helix bundle protein, with protein MSSFDKEALKRRTKDFSIAVAKLAIDLPYNAINKNYGNQIIRSSSSTGANYRAACRAKSTADFINKLKIVEEETDETLYFLELLTEFNANKKEQIEIIWKEGNEILSIIVASIITLQGRKA; from the coding sequence ATGAGCAGCTTTGATAAAGAGGCTTTAAAAAGAAGGACCAAAGATTTTTCGATAGCCGTGGCCAAACTTGCAATTGACCTGCCTTATAATGCCATCAATAAGAATTACGGTAACCAAATTATTCGAAGTTCAAGTTCAACCGGAGCAAACTATCGTGCTGCATGCAGGGCAAAGTCAACAGCAGACTTTATCAACAAACTCAAAATTGTCGAAGAAGAAACGGATGAAACCTTGTATTTTCTCGAGCTGTTGACCGAATTTAATGCCAATAAAAAAGAACAAATAGAGATTATTTGGAAAGAAGGAAATGAGATCCTATCAATTATTGTTGCATCAATCATTACGCTTCAGGGCAGGAAAGCATAA